GTGATGGCTGCGAGTGCAAGTGGGAGGCAGTCTTAACACGCATGTAAGTAGCATCTCTTAACGGTGGAGGGCGTCGTATTATAACGGAATTTAGATTTAATACCTAGCACAGCGCTGTAAGCGAAATAATCAGTTAGTAATGAACCTGTGATAATTATAAAAACCTTACCACTTGTTTGCTTCTATTACCCTCATAAAATAGGCAACAGTGCCATAAGCTAAAGCGCTGATATCAAAGAACGGAAACTAAAGCAAAATCAGAGGCACAGAAGTTAAAGCGCAGTAAGTTAGGATAAATTAATCAAGGAACCATTAATCAACGCTCAGTTAATCAAGGCACGATTGGAGCAAAGTTTAAACCAAGTGTTTCATCAAGACCAAACATGACATTCATGTTTTGAACCGCTTGTCCCGCTGCTCCTTTGACCAAATTATCCTGTACTACCAGTACGGTAAGCTCGCTACGCTCATTATTCTGATGCACTGCTATACGTAAACGATTGCTAGCACGTACACTACGAGTATCAGGATAAATACCTGCTGGCAAGACATCAATGAACGCTTCTTGATGATAGCTATCTTCAAACGTGCTTTGCCAGTCGATCGCTTTACCCGCTTCTGTCAGCTCCAAATGAATACTGCTAAACATGCCGCGAATCATCGGCACCAAATGCGGTAAAAAGCGTACACGATGGCTAAATTGACTGCTAAGTAGCTGCTCTATGCCTTGCTCAATTTCAGGTAAATGACGATGACCAGTCACCCCATAAGCATTAAAATTATCTGTAGTTTCAGCATAGTTTAAGGCAAGTTTTGCCTGGCGCCCCGCTCCCGAAACTCCCGACTTGGCATCAATGACAATACGCGGCTCGATCAGACGCTCTGCCTGTACATTCTCCAGCTCAATAATAGGCTTTAAACCTAAAATAGCGGTTGTTGGATAGCAGCCAGGGTTACCGACTACTAGTGCCTCTGATAGCTTATCTCGGTTAATTTCAGGTAAACCATAGACAGCGGTTTTTAGTAAATCAGGACAAGCATGTGGCTGCTGATACCAGTGCTCAAAATCAGCCAGCGACTGCAAACGAAAATCAGCCGCCAGATCCACGACTTTAACCCCAGCTTGGGTTAAAGCTTCAGCTTGCTGCATTGCCACGCCATGCGGTGTCGCAAAAAACACCACATCGCACTTTTGCAGAGCTGTCAGTGTCTCATCGCCTAAATCACTAAAAACTAAATCAGAGATACCGCGTAAGCTTGGAAATATTTCATCAGCGCGGCGGCCCGCTTCACTTCGTGAGGTTAATAAGTCAATAGACACCTCAGGATGAGAGGATAATAAGCGAATAAGCTCAATACCGGTATAGCCGGTACCACCGACAATAGCTGCTGAAATCATAAGACATCCTTTTACTAAAGTTACTCAAGTCATTTTTTAACAGTTGTACTATTAAATCTGATAGCCTTTAAATTTGATAGTCATGCACGGCATCGATAAATACCTTGGCGTTATCAGGGTTAACCCACTGAGTAATACCATGGCCTAAGTTAGCCACATAACCAGTTTTGTCCCCACACGCATAAGCGTTATCCAGCATGAATTTGACTTCAGCACGAATAGTTTCTGGTGAACCATATAAAGTAGCAGGATCCAAATTACCTTGGATGGCTTTATTACGCTGCAATTTCTTATGCTGCTTAGTCAATTGACGCTGACTTTCAGTCAATATTTGACGCGCACGGTCAAGTGGCATAGTCCAATCAAGTCCCAAAGCATCTGCTTCACTATCCGCTTGAATGTCAAGCCACAATCCGCCACCTTTGGTAAACAAAATAACTGGAACATCAGGATGACGTGCTTTCAACTCAGACACAATACGCTTATTATAATTGTGAGAGAAATCTATAAACTGGCGATGAGCCAACGCTCCGCCCCAGCTATCAAATATCTGTACTGCTTGGGCACCTGCGATAATTTGGGCATCAAGATAGTCCACAACAGTGGTAGCCAGTTTATCTAACAGCAAATGCAGTAATTCAGGCTGACTATAAAGCATGCCTTTGGTATAACGATAGTCTTTTGAGCTACCCCCTTCAATCATATAAGTGGCTAGCGTCCAAGGGCTACCTGAGAAACCAAATAACGGTACTAGCCCATTAAGCTCTTTACGAATACTGGTAACAGCACGCATCACATAGTCTAAAGAATCGTTAACATCCAAGGTAGGTAGACGCTCAATATCAGAGCGCTCACGTATGACCTGTTTGAATTTTGGACCTTCACCGGTCTCAAAATATAGCCCTTGTCCCATAGCATCAGGAATAGTTAGGATATCACTAAATAAGATAGCCGCGTCTAAGTCCATCCGGCGTAATGGCTGCATAGTGACTTCAGTCGCCCGAGCCGTATCTCTACATAAACTCATAAAATCACCGGCTTCAGCGCGAGTGGCTTTATACTCAGGTAAATAACGCCCAGCTTGGCGCATCATCCAGACTGGGGTGGTATCAACAGGCTCAAAGCGTAATGCCCGCAGTAGTCTATCGTTCTTTAAAGGCGCAAATTGTTGCTGAGTTGAATTATTATCGTTTGAAGTGCTCATGCACAAATCTCCAAAATGCTACAATATTAATTATTGTCATGGTTAAGAATAGGAATGAATTAAATACTAAGAATAAATAGAAGAATCTTTTATAAATAGGATTTAAATAAAAAATCTTATAAAAGAATATAGTTATAAATACCACAAATTAATGCCATAAAAAGTGAATTATTATGGCATTAATAAGTTGCTAAGCCTTAAAAAATAGACTTTAAAGCATAAATCAAAAGGTAAAATAGCTAGGGTGGCTAATGAATACAAGCTTAACCAATAAACCATAAGATTTATAGGCCAGCTATGTATAGCTTTTATAGCCAGTCATTACATAGACAGGGCTAAGTTATCGCGGTGCACCATAACTACCCGCTCTTCTTTCCCGCCTAAGATTCTATCAAAATGCTCAGTCCGCTCTCGAGCCACGCGGCGAGCATCATAGGATGAAAAGTTCATTTGTCCTACTGCTAAACGCTCACCGGTATCATGATGGACAATCTCTACCACGTCACCTTCATCAAAGTCGCCACGCACTTCCACTACGCCAACGGGTAATAAGCTCTTGTTATGTTCAGTTAGTGCTTTGGCAGCACCCGCATCCACAATCAAAGTCCCTGCCATCCGTAAATGCGCAGCTAACCACTGTTTACGTGCGATAATCTTATCAGCATCATTGGTAGTTAATAACGTACCCACTGCTTCACCTGAAACCACACGCGTAATAACGTTTTCAATAGCGCCACTAACAATGACCGTTGGGCAACCACCCATAGCTGCTAGACGTCCTGCACGGATCTTAGTCAACATACCGCCGCGGCCAAGCTTACCGCCATCACCGGCGATATCAAATAAATAGTCAGCCATAGCTCGCTCTTGACGGATCATTCTAGCATCTGGATTATCACGTGGATTATCTGTAAATACGCCTTGTTGATCGGTCAAGATGATATATAAATCCGCATTGACCATGGCCGCTGCCATCGCACCCAAAGTATCGTTGTCACCGAACTTGATTTCATCAACAGTAATGGTGTCGTTTTCATTAATTACTGGTAGAACCCGCCAATCGAGCAATTGAGTCAATGCGCCAGTCGTATTCAAGTAACGGCGACGATTAGACAAATCATCATGAGTTAATAACAGCTGTGCACTTTGTACGCCGTGCTGGATAAGCGCTGACCACCAAGTTTCGATTAAGCCCATTTGTCCAATGGAAGCACAAGCTTGAAGGGCTGCCAGCTTTTTGGGACGCTCATCTAAGTTCATCCTTACTACGCCCTCAGCTACCGCCCCTGAGGACACCAACAACACTTCCATGCCTTCATTGTGTAGCCGAGCAATCTGTTTTGCCCATTCGTAAATGGCAGTTCGATCAAGTCCACGACCATTATTGGTTAATAAGGATGAGCCAATCTTGACAATAACACGTCGAATATCAAAGTTACGTGTCTGCTTGATAAACCTTGCTTCTTCGGTCGTACTTGCTATGTCAACTGCCATAATAACTCCTGTCTGTTACGGGGATTAGTCTACATTTAAAAAAACCAATAATAGGTCAAACAAAGAAGAAGTAAAAGTGTCGTCCATTCTTTTTCTTTGTTTAAACCAAAACATATTTCAAGACAAAAAATGATGATATGCCACTATAGCTCACCAGGTTAAACTGGTTTATATATCGGCATTAAGGGGCATAAACCACTTCGACATCATTATCATCATCGTCGTCGTCAAAATAATCATCCATATTATTATCTGTTAAGTCGATACCTTCACGTTGGGCTTTACGAGCAGCACGATAAGCTTCTCGCTGCGCTTCGGTATTACGGCGCACCTCAGCCTCCAAACGCTCAAAGCGCTCTTGCTGAGCTTCTGCAAAGATGGGGTCTTCCTCTTCACGCTCACGCTCACGCTCAATCTCATTCATCAAATGATATTTGACTGCATCAACGCCCTCACCGGTCAAGGTGGCGGTACGAAAGACGATACCCGTCCAACCAAGCTCAGCAACAATATGAGTGCAAAGCTCATTTAAATCCTCATCGGCTACCTGATCGATTTTGTTCAGTACCAGAATTTGTGGCAGTTTAGCTAATTCAGGTGAGAAGCGCTCTAGCTCATTTAAGATAACCTGAGCGTTCTCAACAGGATCACTACCATCAATAGGCTTCACATCAACCAAATGCAGCAAACGACGCGTACGAGCAACGTGCTTTAAAAAACGAATACCAAGACCAGCGCCTTCTGAAGCCCCTTCGATGAGTCCTGGTATATCAGCCATCACAAAAGAACGATGGCGACCAATATCAACCACGCCCAAGTTTGGTACTAAAGTAGTAAAGGGATAATCAGCCACTTTAGGCTTGGCAGCAGATACTTGACGGATAAAGGTGGATTTACCGGCGTTAGGTAGACCCACTAACCCGACATCAGCAACCACTTTGAGCTCAAGCTTGAGTACTTTAAGCTCGCCCTCAAAACCTGAAGTGGCTTTTCTGGGCGCTTGGTTGGTAGAGCTTTTGAAGTGGGTATTACCCAAACCACCGTCACCACCTTTAGCGACTAGTACCGTCTGTCCAATCTCAATCATATCACCAATGACTTCATCGGTCTCGGTATCAATAATAGTAGTACCTATCGGTACTGGCAAGAAAATATCTTCAGAACCTTTACCTGAACAGTTCTTACTTTTTCCATTTTCACCGCGCATGGCATCATAGCGGCGGGTATAACGATAATCAACTAAAGTATTGGTATTATCATCAGCGATAACGTAAACGTCACCGCCACTGCCACCGTCACCGCCATCAGGGCCTCCACGGGGGACATACTTTTCACGGCGAAAACTGGCGATTCCGTTACCACCGTCACCTGCTTTTACCGTTACGACGGCTTCATCAATAAATCGCATACTGCTTCCTTAATTTACAATCTGGCTTATAACCTAACGATCTAGGTTAAAGTCAACGACTGCTTTTATGTTTGTACTTTTAGGTTTACTTTAAATAATAGACAAATAATAATTCGTTCATGCTCTGTTTATCGTTCATACTCTGTTTATATAATAGAGTTAGCCCTAAAATCAGTTGCGCATGCCTTAACTTGACTTTGGGCTGTGGCTACCATAAAACAAGCCTGCTATGAATTCAAATCTCATTCTGACTAATTAGGCGTTTATACCTATTATAAAGACATTCGTATATTTTTATAGCTATAAGCATGACTATTAGAGTATTAGTAGTATATTCATAGTTATTATAACAACAACACCCGATAATCGAATAGACTATCGGGTGCCGTATTTTATATTAATAAGCGCTAAATAAGGTGGCTAATATAATTATAAACGAAATTTACTCACAAAAACTTATCTCTACGAGTCATTATAATATATCTACTTTATTTAAG
This sequence is a window from Psychrobacter jeotgali. Protein-coding genes within it:
- the argC gene encoding N-acetyl-gamma-glutamyl-phosphate reductase → MISAAIVGGTGYTGIELIRLLSSHPEVSIDLLTSRSEAGRRADEIFPSLRGISDLVFSDLGDETLTALQKCDVVFFATPHGVAMQQAEALTQAGVKVVDLAADFRLQSLADFEHWYQQPHACPDLLKTAVYGLPEINRDKLSEALVVGNPGCYPTTAILGLKPIIELENVQAERLIEPRIVIDAKSGVSGAGRQAKLALNYAETTDNFNAYGVTGHRHLPEIEQGIEQLLSSQFSHRVRFLPHLVPMIRGMFSSIHLELTEAGKAIDWQSTFEDSYHQEAFIDVLPAGIYPDTRSVRASNRLRIAVHQNNERSELTVLVVQDNLVKGAAGQAVQNMNVMFGLDETLGLNFAPIVP
- the hemE gene encoding uroporphyrinogen decarboxylase, with the translated sequence MSTSNDNNSTQQQFAPLKNDRLLRALRFEPVDTTPVWMMRQAGRYLPEYKATRAEAGDFMSLCRDTARATEVTMQPLRRMDLDAAILFSDILTIPDAMGQGLYFETGEGPKFKQVIRERSDIERLPTLDVNDSLDYVMRAVTSIRKELNGLVPLFGFSGSPWTLATYMIEGGSSKDYRYTKGMLYSQPELLHLLLDKLATTVVDYLDAQIIAGAQAVQIFDSWGGALAHRQFIDFSHNYNKRIVSELKARHPDVPVILFTKGGGLWLDIQADSEADALGLDWTMPLDRARQILTESQRQLTKQHKKLQRNKAIQGNLDPATLYGSPETIRAEVKFMLDNAYACGDKTGYVANLGHGITQWVNPDNAKVFIDAVHDYQI
- the proB gene encoding glutamate 5-kinase, coding for MAVDIASTTEEARFIKQTRNFDIRRVIVKIGSSLLTNNGRGLDRTAIYEWAKQIARLHNEGMEVLLVSSGAVAEGVVRMNLDERPKKLAALQACASIGQMGLIETWWSALIQHGVQSAQLLLTHDDLSNRRRYLNTTGALTQLLDWRVLPVINENDTITVDEIKFGDNDTLGAMAAAMVNADLYIILTDQQGVFTDNPRDNPDARMIRQERAMADYLFDIAGDGGKLGRGGMLTKIRAGRLAAMGGCPTVIVSGAIENVITRVVSGEAVGTLLTTNDADKIIARKQWLAAHLRMAGTLIVDAGAAKALTEHNKSLLPVGVVEVRGDFDEGDVVEIVHHDTGERLAVGQMNFSSYDARRVARERTEHFDRILGGKEERVVMVHRDNLALSM
- the cgtA gene encoding Obg family GTPase CgtA — its product is MRFIDEAVVTVKAGDGGNGIASFRREKYVPRGGPDGGDGGSGGDVYVIADDNTNTLVDYRYTRRYDAMRGENGKSKNCSGKGSEDIFLPVPIGTTIIDTETDEVIGDMIEIGQTVLVAKGGDGGLGNTHFKSSTNQAPRKATSGFEGELKVLKLELKVVADVGLVGLPNAGKSTFIRQVSAAKPKVADYPFTTLVPNLGVVDIGRHRSFVMADIPGLIEGASEGAGLGIRFLKHVARTRRLLHLVDVKPIDGSDPVENAQVILNELERFSPELAKLPQILVLNKIDQVADEDLNELCTHIVAELGWTGIVFRTATLTGEGVDAVKYHLMNEIEREREREEEDPIFAEAQQERFERLEAEVRRNTEAQREAYRAARKAQREGIDLTDNNMDDYFDDDDDDNDVEVVYAP